caggggtcaccaaacttgttcctggagtgaAAAAGTGACCAAAAGTTTGGTTATAGCACCcggccatgtatattgaccctgtggagctccagACCAACAGTTCTGGTGGAAACAGGAGTGTTGAGGTGGAGCGAGTCGGCAgttgtggttttgttttttagatacaACCCGAGTTGAGGCTGTTTCATACTTCTGCAGTCAGTAGGGGGCAGAGATCAAGGGGAGACAgttctggggaaaaagctgttcctcggTCTGCTGGTTTgtgtccgggggagcctgaagcgcctgccacAATGCAGGATAGTaaacagtctgtgagcagggtgagaggagTCCTAAAGAATACTGCATCTACAATGTTCAATGGCTATAAgcgtggtccctgtgatgcgttaggcagttttcaccacccgcatCAGTGCCTTaagctcagcaacagagcagcttctaTACCAGACACAGTTGGTCAGGATGCACTCTATTCTGCAGCGATAATAGTTCACCAAGATGGCTGATTCTTCTTAAGTTGCCTTAAAAAAAAGAGGAGCTGGTGAGCCTTATTGACCAGGCTGGAGGTTTTAATGGTCCAGGACTgatcctttgagatgtgggtccacAGGAACTTGAAGGATGAGACGGGCTCAACGGCCATCCTATTGATGTGGATtggatcatgtgagcctgttcgtcctTTCCTGAAGTCCACAAAGAGCTTtttggtcttgttggtgttaaggagcagattattgtcggtgcaccaagtggccagatgctgtatccCCTCCCTgaaggccgtctcatcattattgctgattagaccaatcactgtggtgtcatctgcaaatttgatgatggtgttggatctgTTACGGGCCTAAAAAGGGAGTAGTggaaggggctcagcacacagccctggGGTGCACCAGTGTTGAGTGAGATGGTGGTGGAGCAGATGGTGTCTGATCTAACATTCGgaggtctgttagtcagaaagtcgataatccagttgcagagagacgtgtcgatatccaggtctctaagtttaataattaacaattacaactgtTCCCAGCACGGTTAGACAACCATGCTGAACTGTgcacaataaacacaataaactACACTACATTTAACATGGATAATCCAGATCTAAacaatacagtttgaaaagggttttaaaaccaaaGAGCAGTCTCTGCCAGAGAAGGGAATCACTGGCCCACCACATTCTTACCAACATATTTTctatttaaagttattatttaactGAATTACACCATGAATAATTACATGTATATAATTACTAAACCGTCATCTAAAATCTTACAATAGTAAAATAGCCCATTGTTTGCCTAGACCTTGATTAATGTGATTGAcatcttaccgtacgttcacaccgaaagcggcgagagcgtcaaagtagccggaagtcattcattttcaatgagagccggcggcgataggcgacgataagcggcgaggatcagcgcggcgcgtcttcgccggcgtgagcgtcgaggagagttgaaatgaagtcaactttatggtaatgagctatgacgcggttcggcggcaagcaatcagaatgaagacgtccaccacttgatagcagttcagggaacacagacctgtgaactttggttccgaccacagttgttcccaagggtttgattattgcggtcgccggatttccaattatttacaatgttttcttacaggaacatgcattaaataagttactggcgagttactgatgttcattaatgttacataaatttatctttaaaaagcgggaatctcacgcaatgtgacagtacaaaacagtatagctgcttcaggatatttcagacatatggacacatattggataaatagagcaaagccacaccacatgcaacttgatcttccactgttttatgaatttgataagacgtccgcaacattttcacgctaaaaacatgtcttatgcaggaatgtaactgatatgctgcaacggctcctttaagtacgagatcaatgtagcgagttgtgacgctctcgccgcaggagcagaaggcagacagcgttgtcgccagggtggccagagcaaccttggacgctctcgccgctttcggtgtgaacgtacggttaggcAATGAGACCGTTAATTCGCCTGACTGAGTTTATTGCATGCAGTGCTGGATTTGGTAGCACAAAAACCTCAATCTAATCCGGGCGTGAACTTTACCAACTGCACCCCTGAAAGACTTTTTCTGTTGCGCATTGAATAAAGTCGCTTAAGATCGTCGATGTCCACAATCCACAATAGCATTgctatatccatggaacacgaacttgccgACGAACCACGAGGAAATACTTTCACTATTCAATCAAAGCCCATATATCAGCTTGTTTTGTAATTTCACGCTGGTTAGACCACCTGAAGAACGGTTACGCTGTGTTGTGATGTCGTCCTTTACCgtataaagtcaaactttacTTAAGTTTTTGGACTTTTGTTTGAAAGCTTTACAGAGTGGCACTGTAACAGTACTGTGTTGtatgatttaaattatattttaaatatgcacCAAatgtttacattgcgttaccaaggcaactactgatgcatTTTGTGTAACGTTTCAAAGAGCTCAGGTGCAGCATCACAGTGGAACATTAAAatgtatccgtgctgtctggcctaGTTTGGCATGGAATGGAACGGTTCTGCATAAAGAAccattcagcacgatagtggaaaacgGCTATATATGTAATTAGTTTTGCGTTAATGTGCATCAAATTTACAGTTTGTGTAGCCATGGTTTCCAGTGTCTTTcacttcagcttttgatgagtttCTACGACTTactaaaaactcaacttttttatttcagacctaattgaagagtatGAGGAGATTAAAGAGGAGGAACaccatgtcaaaattgaggaaaatcatttacagactgatgatattttcaaaaggagagacaagaatagTTTTACCTgcacccagtgtgggaagagttttgaaAGTAAAAGCAGCCTCAAGATTCACATGaggagccacactggagagaaaccattcacatgcactgagTGTGGAATGAGTTTCAGCCACACATCAAACCTTAATcagcacatgaggatccacactggagagaaaccatacatgtgcacacagtgtgggaagagtttcagccaatcatcagatgttaataaacacatgagaatccacactggagagaaaccattcacatgcactcagtgtgggaagagtttcagccacgtATCaacccttaatcaacacatgaagatccacactggagagaaaccatacatgTGCACACAGTGTGGGAAAGGTTTTAACCAATCATCAGACGTTATTAAACACATGAGGAGCCATACTGGCGAGAAACCAttcacgtgcactcagtgtgggaagagtttcagccaatcatcaaaccttaataaacacatgtggagtcacactggagagagaccatacacatgcactcagtgtgggaagagtttcagccagtcATCAGACGTTACTAAACACATGtggagccacactggagagaaaccattcacttgtactcagtgtgggaagagttttagccactcatcaaatctcaataaacacacaatgattcacactggagagaaaccatacacatgcactcagtgtggaaagagtttcaggcgatcatcacaccttaataaacacatgaagatccacatatatgtgctttgagtgtgaaAAGACTTTCAGTACAGCTGTAGAGTTTAAACTGCATCAGAGGATTCACATGGGAGAGAAACCATACAAGTGTTAACAATGCAAAAAGAAATTAAGAGATTTGAAAACTGAGatctgaaaacacatgagaggattcacaatGTGGACTAACCATAGACATGATCAGTGTCAATTAGAGATGCTCATATTGACCATATATCTGGCGGATATATCTGTACAGCTCTGCTGCTCCGCTTTCCAGTGTGTTCATGTGGctagtgttgttgttttagatgatgttctctgtctgactccctgaatgagaaacaaatcactGGGAAGACACCACACATCAAAGAAGGCGGAGCTCCTGGACAGTTAGTTTGCTGTAtacccagtggcgtagcggacgggcccgcaaggcacgcaccgcgggggggccccgcatgattagggggccccacgtcgtcgcgatttttaataattgaaaatccaggaaccgcaataatcaaactcttgggaacaactgtggtcggaaccaaagttcacaggtctgtgttctctgaacacctctcaagcggtggactacttcattctgattgcttgccgctgctgtttctcgccgccggttctcgttaaaaaatgaatgacttctggctactttgacgctctcgctgctttcggtttgtgatcgctcctcagtttgtgaaggattccccgcgttgtcgcttcactccgcctcctttccccgctccacaatttgtgacatagatatatacactagatatcgcataggaaccctgagcatgcgtcaatagcgccgccacattggtacagtgctcccagaacaaatgtcattcaaccgcacgagtcaagacagtgttattacgtgaagatgcgggactttagcgctgtctacaagtgtagtaacgagcaaacaaagcacaaaggcagaacatttcataggtaagattacgttttttctgtttttgtatgttctgaacttttgtgctaatcaggtagcgttattgatgataatacagtcacttactgcattcaccatcaggcAAATTAGCTCCAACTCTCACTAAATACTCgccttatgctagttttgttgaataaaatcagcaaacaatgcaaaagaaatatgacaacgagatgctgcgctgccagaaactggtattattgtcggctagtgaacgagtcgttcataacggagattcattcacaaacgaatcgctccctccgtcagtatgagcagtgaaagcaggagaggagctgtgtttcaggacacgaattagatcaaatttaacagggagggtgaatagtacatttctgtgcacacaaacacaagctttttgtcaggaattaCCCCCCgccctccgcattttgcgctacgccactgtgtaTACCAGGGCCTCAAGTTTAGAAAGCCTATTCATCCATCCTGTGTTGCttcttttattaataaagtttCTTTACTTTCAGGTTCAAGATTATTTATAGTTTACTACATTTGCTTTTTGTGAGTagaatacaaacttgatgaatattttgtgatttaggcagagcgacaggtataagttttacaatattaatacactgTGATGTTCACAAGACTCCAGATTGGAGCATGTGGTAGatcctgattggatgcctgcattactcatcaaAGGGTATATAAGAGTTGTTGTGCTACCCCAGGACACtgtggctactcaggagtcctcatgtcaagacctgccatctcacTGACTCTTTAACctcatggttttgttttgcattacttgtatcatgtagttaaagtgttgttgtgattataccctaagttctttatctttattattattcctaGACATCTGTTGGTTGCTTTGTTTGATTGTTCtatgatttacattttataataaataatttgcattcaggctgttttgttgttgatctgtcttttatgttgcgactcaaacaagcgggtcataacactttgtaaaatgtgtccggttgtatccgagatcttgtcctgtCAGTCATGAActtaggtgagagtaggaacctaGATGAGCAGTAATTTGGGAACATTGCCTTCTGTCCAGGCtgcttcaccacaacagaccaacACATCAACTGCATTGCCgctgccgctgcactgatccgTCTTTTAATCTCACactccatccctccctcccttgTGAACAAAACCGCAGATACTTGAACTTCATTAGGGCTAAGAACTGTCCTCTTAACTGGAGATGGACATTTTTTTCTAGTCTACCACCATGGTAGGTTTCTGACTTAGGGGTGCCGTCTCTTTCCCTGCCacgtcacactcagcagcaaaccgtcCCACTGCATGCTGAAGCTCTATGTCCTATGAAGCCAGAAAGACCACAGAGACGGCAGTAGCCTGCACCAACAATTctgtcaataaaaataaatatatttttgagatCAGCCTCTAACGACTATATTTatgtattgttaaataaatagcattttttcAAAGAGGAGACACTGGGTTACAGGTATGATACAAAACTTAAATTACAGCATATTATGTAAGTTTATCAGACGCATCAAGCAAGAGTCTTCCATTCAGTAATGATTAGAGTTCACATTCAATGGATAAGCTTGACCTCCTTAAAataatcatacaaaaacaagcataaagtCATACAATTCAGTGATGGAACACGTGCTTGATCACCTTCAGCTTCTCCATCAAATGTCTCTTCCTCTGAGTTATAGCCTTGAAGGTGTATTGCACGCCTGTTAGTGTTagatttaatgcaaatgtgacaggactgaatTTGATGTTTTTGATCAATTGGTGTGAATGATAACAACTCAAACTTGCTATATCTGAAGGTATTATACAATCAGGGATTGCACAAAAACAATGTTATATTCCTCTGAAGAGactgaaaaaaaagaattaatcatCTGAACACAAATGTTTCCCTCTGTTGTCGAGAGACCGATTGACAAACaggcagccaatcagctttctttgAGCGCTTACTTGCAGCCAATTAGCTTTTACTGAGCGCCTGCAGGCAGCGAATGGGCTTTCTCTGGTGAGCGTGCAGGCAAACACCCCACCCACCCACGGCGCTCAGTGTGAGGCGGAGAGTGCAGAGCTTTGCTGTTTGCTGTTGAATTGCTTTAACTCCACTTCTGTTTCGGGTGTTGTGCGTCTATTCAAAGTAAGTGTATTATATCTGACCTTTGTAGCGTTCGCAGATTTGCTGCAATTATCTTGCGGGTTGCTTTAACTGCTTTAACATATGTGCTCAATGCTAATATAGTCTCTTGTTTTTAGCTCGATGCTAGGCTGTAAACACTTCTGTAATGCGTTACTCACGGGTTATCTGGCCACCTTTCATTTGTGTCTCCATCTCATTCCTTCACTAAGTGCTTGTTTCAAAGGTGTGTTGTAAACAACTTCCCAACAAACACATCTGTTACAGCGTAGAAATGTAAGACTGGAGAGGCCTGTAGCAGCTGAGGAGATCTGGGTTTACTACATTTGATGCTGGGTTATTTACATATTGACTATTCTGCATATGAGAAGTAGACCTAAGAGTGTTTAAATACTGTTTAATATTGATTATTGATCTTTTTAACTTAATGTCTGCTTGTGTAAACTTTAAAGAGAAATAAATCCATAACAGTTAATAGTATAAAACAATATTCAGGAATATCACTTTTATAGCAAAGAATCAGTCCCTTTCCTGgtcattaaagtgaaatatctcaacataaacaaaggaggctgagaacaTGTTCATTTTTGATGGAAAGTTCAGATGGCCCTTAGAGATTTTTGCATTCAAActctgtcatttttattttataaattggaACTTTGAACTTCATTGCAAACACTTTATTTAGCAGTGAAACAGAATGTGGGATTAGTGTAATAGTATAAAAACACTTAATAATGAATGTATTACAGTATTGAGAGATAACTGTAGGCAATCAGAGACATGATCACGCTGCACACATGAGATGTAGAATCGGCCACTCAACACTTACACACATATTTACTGAACAGGGAAGAGAAACCTATGTGTAACTTGTGTGAGAATATTTTGATGgtgaaacatattttaatagagtgtatatttgtaaatgatattagagaatgtttttattcaggaaatatttgaaggcaaatgtttaaaaatgtgttttctggaggaattttacaatattgatcattgaTCAGACTAAAAGAGCTTATAAGACTTTATCAGTGTTGctgttatttgtgtgtttttaaccaATTAATGATGTTTCAGAAACAGTTATGATCATcaattatatattgaatatttaataCAAGTGTTGTCATGAATATAGCCAGTGCTGCTGATAtagcaataaaatataaatataagcgAACAGAATGTTAATTAGAATAATTGTCTCCTCCTCCAGtgaagctcctcctcctcctccagtgaAGCTCCTCCTCCTTCAGTTCAGCTGTAAACACTGTGATATTCCCATCAGGCTCCAGTGAAGAGTTTATTGAAGAACAGCGAGaacatgagtgatccagaaccctgcagaattaaacatgaAGACACTGAACAACAAATAGGTTGGTGTTTATGTCTGATCAGGGGCAGTGCGGGGGGTTGTTGGGCTTCTGGGGATTCATCCCCAAATGTTTTTTCCAAAGCCCTGAATCTTTTGGGTTTAAGTTTtgttaaaatgtagtttttcagCACATTATTCAGAAATATTTAAACAGGTTCATTATTGCTTTCCCACAGGATCAATAAAGCAATATGAGCTGGGCTTTCGCTACcgcttttctttctttattttttttttctattagagGCAGCCCCATGGCAGTGAGTGCTTTCTCTCCTTTCAGAGAactagtttacacacacacacacacattgtgctTCTGCAAAGCCACGCCCCCTGTCAGTCACCTCAGATTGTGATTGACAGTTCTGTATGATCTGACCAGGTGCTGCACACAGGCTGTTCTGATTAGCTGTGAGTTTTGATTCATTCAGGTGTATTAATGTGAAAGTGGAGTCTGACAATAATAAACATTCTCATCAGGAGTAAAACCACCTGTTTTTATACCCGTG
This portion of the Danio rerio strain Tuebingen ecotype United States chromosome 3, GRCz12tu, whole genome shotgun sequence genome encodes:
- the zgc:113407 gene encoding uncharacterized protein isoform X8, which encodes MSDPEPCRIKHEDTEQQIDLIEEYEEIKEEEHHVKIEENHLQTDDIFKRRDKNSFTCTQCGKSFESKSSLKIHMRSHTGEKPFTCTECGMSFSHTSNLNQHMRIHTGEKPYMCTQCGKSFSQSSDVNKHMRIHTGEKPFTCTQCGKSFSHVSTLNQHMKIHTGEKPYMCTQCGKGFNQSSDVIKHMRSHTGEKPFTCTQCGKSFSQSSNLNKHMWSHTGERPYTCTQCGKSFSQSSDVTKHMWSHTGEKPFTCTQCGKSFSHSSNLNKHTMIHTGEKPYTCTQCGKSFRRSSHLNKHMKIHIYVL
- the zgc:113407 gene encoding uncharacterized protein isoform X7, encoding MLQGPAKVDHIGEIAYVKGLTDLIEEYEEIKEEEHHVKIEENHLQTDDIFKRRDKNSFTCTQCGKSFESKSSLKIHMRSHTGEKPFTCTECGMSFSHTSNLNQHMRIHTGEKPYMCTQCGKSFSQSSDVNKHMRIHTGEKPFTCTQCGKSFSHVSTLNQHMKIHTGEKPYMCTQCGKGFNQSSDVIKHMRSHTGEKPFTCTQCGKSFSQSSNLNKHMWSHTGERPYTCTQCGKSFSQSSDVTKHMWSHTGEKPFTCTQCGKSFSHSSNLNKHTMIHTGEKPYTCTQCGKSFRRSSHLNKHMKIHIYVL